One genomic segment of Brassica napus cultivar Da-Ae chromosome A3, Da-Ae, whole genome shotgun sequence includes these proteins:
- the LOC106405398 gene encoding putative FBD-associated F-box protein At5g56440, whose translation MDRISLLPEDLILKILSSVPTKISVTTSLLSKRWCYLWKHVPKLLFYLGPSDYQRASRLVHTFLLLNKAPVLESMHLSLGQKGSSIDIETWTRVAISRGVRNLLYSRFSATLRLPRSLYTCETLVTLTLIAAVIVDVPLTNICFPSLKALTLLFVDFLSDEIVSSLLSGCPVLTELNVSRLSNARVKTFTVFVPSLQCLTIIDIKMGSQAQGDDVGFVIKAPSLNSLTIYSEFSWFCSLVKMPYLVKANVKLPHGDSKKFKGCLTSAKHLSLCLQPPLDPSHIGVFDQLVSLNLCTCSLDWCGLILRHTPKLRVLRFVLFRANLSPKTVNIIRKCRMSYGDSTTQWEQPSSVPQCLTSSLETVEWIDYKGTQTEKEKVMYFLKNSRQLKKVSIRSLASINLNEKHKMLLELASAQRISSECRLLFT comes from the exons ATGTGCCGAAGCTCTTGTTCTATCTGGGTCCCTCTGACTACCAGAGGGCTTCTCGTTTAGTTCACACGTTTTTGTTACTAAACAAGGCTCCTGTCCTAGAATCGATGCATCTCTCACTTGGTCAAAAAGGTTCTTCCATTGACATTGAAACATGGACTCGTGTTGCAATTTCTCGTGGTGTCCGCAATCTTCTATATTCCAGATTTTCAGCAACCCTACGGTTGCCTAGGAGTCTGTATACATGTGAAACCCTTGTGACTTTAACCCTAATTGCAGCTGTCATTGTGGATGTTCCTTTGACCAATATTTGTTTCCCGTCACTCAAGGCTTTGACTCTTTTGTTTGTTGATTTCTTAAGCGATGAAATCGTTAGTAGTCTTTTATCTGGTTGCCCTGTCCTTACAGAACTGAACGTGTCTCGATTAAGCAATGCCAGAGTGAAAACTTTCACAGTCTTTGTTCCTTCACTTCAGTGTTTAACCATCATAGACATCAAAATGGGTTCTCAAGCTCAAGGAGATGATGTTGGGTTTGTGATCAAGGCTCCTTCTTTAAATTCGTTAACTATTTATAGCGAGTTTAGTTGGTTTTGTTCATTAGTGAAAATGCCCTACCTCGTTAAGGCTAATGTCAAGCTTCCACATGGTGACTCTAAGAAGTTTAAGGGTTGTCTTACCTCAGCCAAGCACCTTTCCTTGTGTTTACAACCACCACTG GATCCATCTCATATAGGAGTCTTCGACCAGCTCGTGTCTCTGAATCTTTGTACATGCTCTTTAGATTGGTGTGGTCTTATACTCAGACATACACCTAAACTCAGAGTTCTCAGATTCGTGCTTTTTCGAGCAAATCTGTCTCCAAAGACAGTTAATATTATAAGGAAATGTAGAATGAGTTACGGAGATTCCACCACTCAATGGGAGCAACCGAGTTCTGTTCCTCAATGTCTGACTTCGAGCCTTGAAACTGTTGAGTGGATTGATTACAAAGGAACACAAACAGAGAAAGAAAAGGTTATGTATTTCTTAAAGAACTCCAGACAGCTAAAGAAAGTGTCTATTAGATCCTTAGCATCCATCAATTTAAATGAGAAACACAAGATGCTGCTAGAGTTGGCGTCTGCGCAGCGGATTTCTAGCGAGTGTCGGCTTTTGTTTACCTGA
- the LOC106403863 gene encoding probable FBD-associated F-box protein At1g32375: MDRISELPDALLLKILSYLPTREVVTTMVLSKRWKYLYTFVQTLEYDHKSYPDGEDRSFSRFVYSSLLLHEAPVLKGLSILLGQNTGAIDIGVCVRTAIKRHARQLNIEIDDTCSTETINPVVLPTSLYTGCTMLVSLRLNSVVLMDPSSTVSFPSLRTLVLISVKYPNNESVPKILAGCPVLENLFVNRCPGDNVNLFVVRVPTLKILLLQKVSDIHADGFLIDAPCLELMGINVNTKGFCGIEHNMPNIDAASMCVTCNRTEQILSSLTSLQQLRLCLMTSKVTFKCFFLLKDLSFPLNFCLLM; encoded by the coding sequence ATGGATAGGATAAGTGAGTTGCCTGATGCGTTGCTCTtgaaaatattgtcatatttacCAACAAGAGAAGTTGTGACCACAATGGTTTTATCGAAACGATGGAAGTATCTTTACACGTTTGTGCAAACACTTGAATATGATCATAAGAGTTATCCAGATGGTGAGGACAGGAGCTTCTCGCGGTTTGTTTACAGTTCTTTGCTGTTACACGAGGCTCCAGTTCTAAAAGGGCTGTCTATACTACTTGGTCAAAACACTGGTGCTATAGATATTGGAGTTTGTGTTAGAACCGCTATTAAACGTCATGCCCGTCAACTGAATATTGAGATTGATGATACTTGTTCTACTGAAACTATCAATCCAGTGGTACTTCCTACTAGCTTGTATACAGGTTGTACAATGCTTGTGAGTTTGAGGCTAAACAGTGTGGTTCTTATGGATCCGTCTTCCACGGTTTCCTTCCCATCCCTCAGAACTTTGGTCCTTATATCAGTGAAGTACCCAAATAATGAATCTGTCCCCAAGATTTTAGCTGGTTGTCCTGTTCTTGAAAATTTATTCGTGAACCGATGCCCCGGTGACAATGTGAACCTTTTCGTAGTTAGAGTGCCCACTTTGAAGATCCTGTTGTTACAAAAAGTATCGGACATCCATGCTGACGGGTTTTTAATAGATGCTCCTTGTTTGGAGCTCATGGGGATTAATGTAAATACGAAAGGATTTTGTGGTATTGAGCATAATATGCCTAATATTGATGCGGCAAGTATGTGTGTTACTTGTAATCGTACCGAACAGATTCTTTCTTCTCTTACATCACTCCAGCAACTTAGATTATGTTTAATGACCTCAAAGGTAacctttaaatgtttttttcttttaaaagacCTATCATTCCCACTAAACTTTTGTTTACTCATGTAA